A stretch of Gopherus evgoodei ecotype Sinaloan lineage chromosome 19, rGopEvg1_v1.p, whole genome shotgun sequence DNA encodes these proteins:
- the THYN1 gene encoding thymocyte nuclear protein 1 isoform X2 yields MSRPGKKRSRATLPDKEGSAAKFTKSKTQEEEESMIPAAKERNSKPVGSGTGKTTKETCPSAQGSKQAYSHWLMKSEPESRFEKGVDVKARNFMRDMKVGQEAFFYHSNCKEPGIAGIIKIVKEAYPDHTQFDKKDPHYDSSSTKENPKWSMVDVQFERMTKRFIPLSELKAQHQAHRASGGPLKDMTLFTRQRLSVQPLTDEEFEFVLSLEEKPS; encoded by the exons ATGTCTCGGCCAGGCAAAAAGAGAAGCAGAGCAACATTGCCAG ataaagaggGGTCTGCTGCTAAATTCACCAAAAGTAAGACTCAGGAAGAGGAAGAATCCATGATACCTGCAGCTAAGGAGAGGAATTCAAAGCCTGTGGGGAGCGGCACAGGAAAGACTACTAAGGAGACCTGCCCTAGCGCGCAAGGAAGCAAGCAAGCATACAGCCACTGGCTGATGAAATCAGAGCCAGAGAGCAGGTTTGAGAAGGGAGTGGATGTGAAA GCACGGAATTTCATGAGAGACATGAAAGTTGGACAAGAAGCATTTTTCTATCACAGTAACTGCAAAGAGCCTGGGATTGCTGGAATTATCAAG ATTGTGAAGGAGGCCTACCCAGACCACACTCAATTTGACAAGAAGGACCCTCACTACGATTCCTCCAGTACCAAGGAGAACCCCAAGTGGTCGATG GTGGACGTCCAATTTGAGCGGATGACTAAGCGCTTCATCCCCCTGTCGGAGCTGAAGGCTCAACACCAGGCACACAGAGCTTCGGGAGGCCCGCTGAAGGACATGACACTCTTCACCAGGCAGAGGCTCTCCGTCCAGCCCCTGACAGATG aggaatTTGAATTCGTCTTGAGCCTTGAAGAGAAACCAAGTTAG
- the THYN1 gene encoding thymocyte nuclear protein 1 isoform X1, protein MSRPGKKRSRATLPDKEGSAAKFTKSKTQEEEESMIPAAKERNSKPVGSGTGKTTKETCPSAQGSKQAYSHWLMKSEPESRFEKGVDVKFGIEDLKAQPNQTACWDGVRNYQARNFMRDMKVGQEAFFYHSNCKEPGIAGIIKIVKEAYPDHTQFDKKDPHYDSSSTKENPKWSMVDVQFERMTKRFIPLSELKAQHQAHRASGGPLKDMTLFTRQRLSVQPLTDEEFEFVLSLEEKPS, encoded by the exons ATGTCTCGGCCAGGCAAAAAGAGAAGCAGAGCAACATTGCCAG ataaagaggGGTCTGCTGCTAAATTCACCAAAAGTAAGACTCAGGAAGAGGAAGAATCCATGATACCTGCAGCTAAGGAGAGGAATTCAAAGCCTGTGGGGAGCGGCACAGGAAAGACTACTAAGGAGACCTGCCCTAGCGCGCAAGGAAGCAAGCAAGCATACAGCCACTGGCTGATGAAATCAGAGCCAGAGAGCAGGTTTGAGAAGGGAGTGGATGTGAAA TTTGGCATTGAAGATTTAAAGGCTCAACCTAATCAGACAGCATGCTGGGATGGAGTCAGGAATTACCAG GCACGGAATTTCATGAGAGACATGAAAGTTGGACAAGAAGCATTTTTCTATCACAGTAACTGCAAAGAGCCTGGGATTGCTGGAATTATCAAG ATTGTGAAGGAGGCCTACCCAGACCACACTCAATTTGACAAGAAGGACCCTCACTACGATTCCTCCAGTACCAAGGAGAACCCCAAGTGGTCGATG GTGGACGTCCAATTTGAGCGGATGACTAAGCGCTTCATCCCCCTGTCGGAGCTGAAGGCTCAACACCAGGCACACAGAGCTTCGGGAGGCCCGCTGAAGGACATGACACTCTTCACCAGGCAGAGGCTCTCCGTCCAGCCCCTGACAGATG aggaatTTGAATTCGTCTTGAGCCTTGAAGAGAAACCAAGTTAG